A window of the Ogataea parapolymorpha DL-1 chromosome V, whole genome shotgun sequence genome harbors these coding sequences:
- a CDS encoding Phosphoserine aminotransferase, with product MSLERKEPNYFGAGPALLPTSVLQQAAQDLINFQGIGLGAGEISHRSAAGANIIESTRQHLVELLDIPDTHEVFFMQGGGTTGFSSIATNLTASFAKKTGRKGTPAYVVTGSWSKKAAEEATRLGFNPDIVLDSKKVDGKFGTIPGTDKWSIPQDLSNTSYLYFCDNETVNGVEFPEFPFEKFPGVEIVADMSSNFLSKKVDVSKYGCIFAGAQKNVGLAGITVYIIKKSLLDHPTEDDLTKLNIPLSPIAFDFPTVVKNKSAYNTIPTFTVHIVDLVLQNLIQKGGLDVQQKANEQKAKLLYEALDEFPSVYKLPVEKSVRSKMNVVFTLADGSDAEFLKAAEERELTGLKGHRSVGGMRASLYNAVSLESVKLLCDFVREYGAEHA from the coding sequence ATGTCACTCGAGAGAAAAGAGCCAAACTATTTTGGAGCGGGACCTGCCCTGCTCCCAACCAGTGTACTGCAACAGGCTGCCCAAGATTTGATCAACTTTCAAGGAATTGGTCTTGGCGCCGGAGAGATCAGCCATCgctcagctgctggtgctaATATTATAGAGAGCACTCGCCAGCATCTGGTCGAGTTGCTCGACATTCCAGACACCCACGAGGTTTTCTTCATGCAAGGAGGCGGAACTACCGGTTTTTCGTCCATCGCAACTAATCTCACAGCCTCATTCGCCAAGAAGACCGGACGGAAGGGCACACCAGCTTACGTCGTCACTGGAAGCTGGTCGAAAAAAGCTGCCGAGGAGGCCACCAGACTGGGCTTTAACCCGGACATTGTGCTGGACTCGAAGAAGGTCGACGGCAAGTTTGGCACTATTCCGGGCACCGACAAGTGGAGCATTCCTCAAGATCTGTCCAACACTTCGTACCTTTACTTCTGTGACAACGAGACCGTCAACGGTGTCGAGTTCCCAGAATTCCCATTTGAGAAGTTCCCAGGCGTTGAGATCGTCGCTGATATGTCCTCGAACTTTTTGTCCAAAAAGGTGGACGTTTCCAAGTACGGCTGTATTTTCGCAGGTGCGCAGAAAAACGTTGGTCTGGCCGGTATCACGGTCTatatcatcaaaaagagcCTTCTTGACCACCCAACTGAGGACGATCTGACCAAGCTGAACATCCCGTTGAGCCCTATCGCATTTGATTTCCCAACTGTCGTTAAGAACAAGTCGGCATACAACACCATTCCAACGTTCACCGTGCATATCGTGGACCTTGTACTGCAAAACCTGATCCAGAAAGGTGGTCTTGATGTCCAGCAGAAGGCCAACGAGCAGAAGGCCAAGCTTCTGTACGAGGCTCTGGACGAGTTCCCTAGCGTGTATAAGCTCCCTGTGGAAAAGTCGGTgagatcaaaaatgaaCGTGGTGTTCACGCTGGCTGATGGCTCGGACGCCGAGTTCCTCAAAGCTGCAGAGGAAAGAGAACTCACGGGTCTGAAGGGCCACCGTTCCGTTGGGGGCATGCGCGCTTCTTTATACAACGCCGTGTCACTGGAGAGTGTCAAGCTGCTGTGCGACTTTGTGAGAGAGTATGGTGCAGAGCACGCCTAA